The proteins below are encoded in one region of Tolumonas auensis DSM 9187:
- a CDS encoding UvrD-helicase domain-containing protein — MAPEFTNEQLDYVNSSIEEHTFLEACPGSGKTEVVAAKVAKEIGSWKNNPGGLAALSFANSATDELTIRVSKYIPYGRGIFPHFLGTFDSFIYKNIVSPLSIELTGYLGENSDASIRIVEPSANLGYRTKYSFARRGQVHAHHYSFNLINGSVVFDTGEPELDRVFNSTVLKDWEYQHLVETKNKMLKGGFATYRDIETLAVDALSQDKYQHFVNLLVKRYPLIIIDECQDLSEEQLTILQILADKGTKLHFVGDLHQAIYGFRDVEPAKVKKFVNDNYFNKLQLTRNFRSCQNIVNLCAKLTGRVGIVGDVSWLKPRCIIVQYNSCPTELTDIFKELCNGFHNNVVVSRGHSILRKFQTSVDQPNNIQKLALAVKLYDPKDMEFLNQSLQYFSEFLRYHLKESYKPSSFNCPQSIDSNLLWRKFLSDSLNYLIRNNLQKMDITWSNWTTTAKLLIRSLPKQCFCPEGIVSVLASLEAVNLASPSGSAKFEVASSLGTAKTPSLSYRKSTIHGAKGETHDITIVVSSDRAGKDSHWKSWLNDPDSEAARFAYVASSRPKEFLIWAVKKLKPLEKKQLEAVGFKII; from the coding sequence ATGGCCCCAGAGTTTACCAATGAACAGCTTGATTATGTGAATTCAAGTATCGAAGAACACACTTTCTTAGAAGCTTGCCCTGGAAGCGGAAAAACAGAAGTAGTTGCTGCTAAAGTAGCTAAAGAAATTGGCTCTTGGAAGAATAATCCTGGTGGGCTGGCCGCACTCTCTTTTGCTAACAGTGCAACAGATGAATTAACAATAAGGGTATCCAAATACATCCCATATGGCAGGGGCATATTTCCTCATTTTTTAGGCACATTTGATAGTTTCATCTACAAAAATATAGTATCTCCGTTATCTATAGAGCTAACAGGGTATCTAGGGGAAAATAGTGATGCATCTATACGTATCGTTGAACCCAGCGCAAACTTGGGCTACAGAACTAAATATAGTTTTGCAAGGCGGGGACAGGTTCATGCCCACCATTACTCGTTTAACCTAATAAATGGATCTGTTGTTTTTGATACGGGAGAACCAGAACTAGATAGAGTATTTAATTCCACGGTTCTAAAAGATTGGGAATATCAGCACCTTGTTGAGACTAAAAACAAAATGCTGAAAGGGGGATTTGCTACCTACCGAGATATTGAAACTTTGGCTGTAGATGCCCTATCTCAAGACAAATACCAGCATTTTGTTAATTTACTTGTAAAGCGCTATCCTCTAATCATCATCGATGAATGCCAAGACCTCTCAGAAGAACAATTAACTATTCTGCAAATACTTGCAGATAAAGGAACCAAGCTTCATTTTGTTGGTGATCTACATCAAGCTATCTATGGTTTTCGTGACGTTGAACCAGCTAAAGTGAAAAAATTCGTAAATGACAATTATTTCAACAAATTACAGTTAACTAGAAACTTTAGAAGTTGCCAGAATATTGTCAATCTTTGTGCCAAACTAACAGGACGTGTTGGTATTGTTGGAGATGTATCTTGGCTAAAACCAAGGTGCATAATCGTTCAATACAATAGTTGTCCGACGGAACTAACAGATATTTTTAAGGAACTGTGCAATGGCTTTCACAATAATGTTGTTGTGTCGAGAGGTCACTCTATCCTTCGAAAATTTCAGACCTCTGTTGATCAACCAAACAACATTCAGAAGCTAGCTCTCGCTGTCAAACTATACGACCCCAAAGATATGGAGTTTCTCAATCAGTCTTTGCAATATTTCTCAGAGTTTCTCCGCTACCACCTTAAAGAAAGTTACAAACCAAGTAGCTTCAATTGTCCTCAATCAATCGACTCAAATCTTTTGTGGCGTAAATTTTTGAGCGACTCGTTAAATTATTTGATTAGAAATAATCTACAAAAGATGGATATTACGTGGTCAAATTGGACAACAACTGCAAAATTGTTAATTCGATCTCTCCCAAAGCAGTGTTTTTGCCCTGAAGGTATTGTAAGTGTATTGGCATCACTGGAAGCAGTAAACTTAGCGTCTCCGTCTGGTTCAGCCAAGTTCGAAGTTGCTTCTTCATTGGGAACAGCTAAAACCCCATCACTATCGTACAGAAAATCAACTATTCATGGGGCGAAGGGGGAAACTCATGATATCACCATAGTTGTATCATCTGATCGAGCTGGAAAGGATTCTCACTGGAAAAGTTGGCTTAACGACCCAGATAGTGAAGCAGCAAGATTTGCTTATGTCGCATCATCGCGGCCAAAAGAATTTCTTATTTGGGCAGTGAAAAAACTAAAACCACTCGAAAAAAAGCAATTGGAAGCTGTCGGCTTTAAAATCATT
- a CDS encoding ATP-dependent nuclease — MYLSNLKIQGFRCFDKDFNVQLTNGLNVIVGENGAGKTAIISAIRQLFHDSESGRYSITSDDFYSPFIAGGLAATSFSIGAEFDGLDVMDKVALLPWVGASNTALLNIQAENREIRGQFKRVIWGGKSKSSQFDPELLDLIQCIYLPPLRDAESKLSNGRQSRLSKLLKALNRKKLKQCRIKGELHPLEESVKEFNESLAADDKLSIKDANKLITENLTKAIGHHFGQQTSIQFAESDFTKIAESLTLMFFPDLSVEGVVSFRELSQNSLGYNNLLYIASILAELTLDDEDEYEDQPLFKLLLIEEPEAHLHPQLQIRLLNHLKKVAEENKNVQVVVTTHSTVLASSVEIEAIIHLSKSPVPVATPLRTCGLTPDSSKFINRWLDVTKSNLLFASGVILVEGIAEQMLIPILAKIVLEDQKEGGKSLEDLGISVINLNGIYFKHFMQLYCDIESADDSEGKTITENLPIRCAGLTDLDPPKKVTRQVPDSDKEGETREIIEDLIPYDGNMGKGTNHAIELVDSINKSANARLYVSKYKTLEYDLAMEGNNAALMSEIIASLWPKPTKMESPVIVEFTAMSKEDWTKKEPLEVAEAAHKILKKIDDDKIGKGLFAQVLTDKIQSNGFNFSVPKYIKHAILWASLLDMVKEE; from the coding sequence ATGTACTTAAGTAACCTAAAAATTCAAGGTTTTCGGTGCTTTGACAAAGACTTTAATGTCCAACTAACCAATGGGCTAAATGTGATAGTCGGTGAAAATGGTGCTGGTAAAACTGCGATCATAAGTGCAATTCGACAACTATTTCATGACTCCGAATCAGGTCGATACAGCATCACTAGCGATGATTTTTATAGCCCATTCATCGCAGGTGGATTAGCTGCTACTTCATTCTCTATTGGCGCTGAGTTCGATGGACTGGATGTGATGGATAAAGTAGCTTTGCTCCCGTGGGTTGGAGCTTCCAATACGGCTCTGTTAAACATACAAGCTGAAAATAGAGAAATCCGGGGACAGTTTAAACGAGTCATTTGGGGGGGGAAATCCAAGAGTTCCCAGTTTGACCCTGAATTACTAGATCTAATCCAATGTATCTATTTGCCGCCACTGAGAGATGCTGAATCAAAGTTATCGAATGGTCGTCAGTCCAGACTATCTAAACTCCTGAAAGCTTTGAATCGTAAAAAACTTAAACAATGTAGAATAAAAGGCGAATTACATCCTCTTGAAGAAAGCGTTAAAGAATTTAACGAATCCCTTGCCGCCGATGACAAACTAAGCATCAAAGATGCAAATAAGCTCATCACAGAAAACTTGACTAAAGCAATTGGACATCACTTTGGGCAACAAACCAGTATTCAATTTGCTGAAAGTGATTTTACCAAAATAGCGGAAAGCCTGACTTTGATGTTCTTTCCTGACTTATCTGTTGAGGGAGTAGTTTCGTTCCGAGAGCTTAGTCAAAATAGTTTGGGCTATAACAACCTTCTATACATTGCTTCAATTCTAGCCGAACTCACATTAGATGATGAAGATGAATATGAAGATCAACCTCTCTTTAAGTTACTGCTTATCGAAGAACCTGAAGCGCATTTACATCCACAGTTGCAAATTAGATTGTTGAACCACCTAAAGAAAGTAGCTGAAGAGAATAAAAATGTTCAGGTCGTTGTGACTACTCACTCGACTGTATTAGCTTCCTCGGTTGAAATTGAAGCCATCATCCATTTATCTAAATCACCAGTTCCTGTCGCAACACCTCTACGTACTTGTGGCTTAACTCCGGACAGCAGTAAGTTTATCAATCGTTGGCTAGATGTAACAAAGTCAAATTTACTATTTGCAAGTGGAGTAATTCTTGTTGAGGGAATTGCAGAGCAAATGCTCATTCCGATTTTGGCAAAAATAGTTCTGGAAGATCAGAAAGAAGGGGGAAAGAGCCTTGAAGACCTTGGTATCTCAGTAATTAATCTCAATGGAATCTACTTTAAGCACTTTATGCAATTATATTGCGATATCGAAAGTGCAGATGATTCTGAAGGAAAAACTATAACTGAAAATCTTCCGATAAGGTGCGCGGGGCTTACAGATCTAGACCCGCCCAAAAAAGTAACTAGACAAGTACCTGACTCAGACAAGGAAGGTGAGACAAGAGAAATCATAGAAGACTTAATTCCTTACGACGGCAATATGGGAAAAGGTACGAACCATGCCATTGAACTCGTTGATTCTATTAATAAATCGGCTAATGCGCGACTTTATGTTAGTAAGTACAAGACATTAGAATATGATTTAGCAATGGAAGGTAACAATGCTGCGTTAATGTCCGAAATAATTGCTTCTCTATGGCCTAAACCGACCAAAATGGAAAGTCCAGTAATCGTAGAATTTACAGCAATGTCCAAGGAAGACTGGACGAAAAAAGAACCACTTGAGGTTGCTGAGGCTGCTCACAAAATCCTCAAAAAAATTGATGATGACAAAATTGGGAAAGGGCTGTTTGCCCAAGTTTTGACCGATAAAATCCAGAGTAATGGATTTAATTTTTCTGTTCCTAAATATATTAAACATGCAATTTTGTGGGCATCATTATTAGATATGGTAAAGGAAGAATGA
- the ureG gene encoding urease accessory protein UreG: MTQTSSPLRVGVGGPVGSGKTALLEVLCKKMRNHFEIAVVTNDIYTKEDQRILTEAGALAAERIVGVETGGCPHTAIREDASMNLAAVEALSEKFGNLDVVFVESGGDNLSATFSPELADMTIYVIDVAEGEKIPRKGGPGITKSDLLVINKIDLAPYVGARLDVMESDTNRMRPEKPWTFANLKAGQGVDTIIDFIVTHGMLTPKA; the protein is encoded by the coding sequence ATGACTCAAACATCATCCCCATTACGAGTTGGCGTTGGCGGCCCTGTTGGATCTGGCAAGACTGCGTTGTTGGAAGTATTATGTAAAAAGATGCGTAATCATTTCGAGATCGCTGTGGTCACCAACGATATCTACACCAAAGAAGATCAGCGAATTTTAACCGAAGCCGGTGCGTTAGCCGCAGAGCGTATTGTCGGTGTGGAAACCGGTGGCTGCCCACACACCGCGATCCGCGAAGATGCATCAATGAATCTGGCTGCTGTCGAAGCGTTAAGTGAAAAATTTGGTAATCTTGATGTGGTTTTCGTTGAGAGTGGTGGCGACAATCTGAGTGCCACATTCAGCCCCGAACTCGCCGATATGACCATCTATGTGATTGATGTGGCGGAAGGGGAGAAAATTCCACGCAAAGGCGGGCCGGGCATTACCAAGTCCGATTTATTAGTGATCAATAAAATCGATTTGGCCCCGTATGTCGGCGCTCGTTTAGATGTCATGGAATCAGACACCAACCGCATGCGCCCGGAAAAACCGTGGACATTCGCCAATCTGAAAGCCGGTCAGGGGGTTGATACCATCATCGACTTCATTGTGACGCATGGCATGTTAACGCCGAAAGCGTAA
- a CDS encoding urease accessory protein UreF, whose product MTFSALDQTSPVSWLQLFQLMSPNLPVGGFTYSQGLEWAVEAGWVKNAAEFEQWLTDQMDEGLVYLDWPLLNRLYSAAQQDDLTAFVGAIDLLVASRESEEFRLEEGQRGDAFYRVIKDWGIPGSFDMAVHLKRSQLAGMAWFGAKNNLSVEQLALGWGFALLEGAVMAAIKLVPIGQQAGQTLLRKLSAQLPEKYKRACAVEDDEIGGSLTCLAIASACHEIQYTRLFRS is encoded by the coding sequence ATGACGTTTTCAGCGCTGGATCAGACCTCGCCGGTCAGTTGGTTACAACTGTTTCAACTGATGAGCCCGAATTTGCCCGTGGGCGGATTTACTTACTCGCAAGGGTTGGAGTGGGCAGTAGAAGCTGGCTGGGTCAAAAATGCTGCTGAATTTGAACAATGGCTGACTGATCAGATGGATGAAGGGCTGGTCTATCTCGACTGGCCGCTTCTCAACCGCCTTTACTCTGCCGCCCAGCAAGACGATCTCACTGCTTTTGTGGGAGCAATCGACCTGCTGGTAGCGAGTCGCGAGAGCGAAGAATTCCGGTTGGAAGAGGGACAGCGCGGTGATGCGTTTTACCGCGTGATCAAAGATTGGGGTATTCCCGGTAGCTTTGATATGGCCGTTCATCTGAAACGCTCGCAACTGGCCGGCATGGCGTGGTTTGGTGCTAAAAATAATCTCAGTGTCGAGCAACTTGCTCTTGGCTGGGGGTTTGCACTGCTGGAAGGCGCAGTGATGGCCGCCATTAAATTAGTGCCCATCGGTCAGCAAGCGGGTCAGACATTGCTTCGAAAGTTATCCGCACAACTGCCGGAAAAATACAAACGGGCTTGCGCTGTGGAAGACGATGAGATCGGCGGCAGTTTAACCTGCCTCGCCATCGCCAGCGCGTGCCACGAAATACAATACACGCGGTTATTCCGCTCATAA
- a CDS encoding HupE/UreJ family protein — MNKSRMTTAIVLMLLATPAFAHTGHMEHGFSSGVLHPLTGLDHLMMLLTSGFLAALTGRRLSLPLLTLLAMVVGTGAGVLLGGNNLVEPLVLASIWFAGALMFASNRLSVLSWMMPCFALFHGWAHGVEAPVGQVALFTVGVVASSLVLLAVGYAVGSKANHIAWLKKGWTAAVFASASALLVG; from the coding sequence ATGAACAAATCACGCATGACCACCGCAATCGTTCTGATGTTACTCGCTACTCCTGCCTTTGCTCACACAGGGCACATGGAGCACGGATTTTCGTCGGGTGTTCTGCACCCACTGACCGGTCTTGACCACTTGATGATGTTGCTGACAAGTGGTTTTCTGGCGGCATTGACTGGCCGTCGCTTGTCACTGCCATTACTGACACTACTGGCAATGGTTGTAGGCACTGGCGCAGGCGTATTGCTGGGTGGTAATAATCTGGTTGAACCGTTGGTTCTCGCATCAATCTGGTTTGCTGGTGCGTTGATGTTTGCATCAAATCGCTTGTCAGTGTTGAGCTGGATGATGCCTTGCTTTGCGCTGTTCCATGGTTGGGCGCATGGCGTTGAAGCACCTGTTGGGCAAGTGGCGTTGTTTACTGTAGGTGTAGTGGCTTCATCGCTGGTGCTGCTGGCGGTGGGTTATGCGGTTGGCAGCAAAGCGAACCACATTGCATGGTTGAAAAAAGGCTGGACGGCAGCGGTGTTTGCGTCTGCGTCAGCTCTGTTGGTGGGTTAA
- the ureE gene encoding urease accessory protein UreE, with the protein MIRLTQRLTTEESAGKTLFTTLTLPIDLRIKSRLKVTLDNGDAAGLFLTRGQLLRGGECLTDDAGAVVVMVKAAEEQVSTVRCDDLLLLSRICYHLGNRHVPLQIEAGFARYQHDYVLDEMVVGLGGSVVVELAPFEPEAGAYQSQAGAGHHHHHDHDHGHSHDHSHTHSHADSAATAVPMHGFLKTS; encoded by the coding sequence ATGATTCGATTAACACAACGTTTGACGACAGAAGAGTCAGCAGGAAAAACGCTATTTACAACCCTGACACTGCCCATCGATCTGCGTATCAAAAGCCGCCTGAAAGTTACCTTAGATAACGGCGATGCAGCCGGTTTATTCCTGACGCGCGGTCAGCTATTACGTGGCGGCGAGTGTCTGACCGACGATGCTGGCGCTGTTGTGGTGATGGTAAAAGCCGCTGAAGAGCAGGTCTCCACCGTTCGCTGTGACGACCTGTTACTGCTGAGCCGCATTTGCTATCACCTCGGTAATCGCCATGTGCCGCTGCAAATTGAGGCCGGTTTTGCCCGTTATCAGCACGACTATGTGCTTGATGAAATGGTGGTTGGTTTAGGCGGCTCGGTCGTGGTTGAGCTTGCCCCATTTGAACCGGAAGCAGGCGCTTACCAGTCACAAGCAGGTGCAGGACATCACCACCATCATGATCACGACCATGGGCACAGCCATGATCATTCACATACCCACTCTCATGCAGACAGTGCGGCGACCGCCGTCCCGATGCATGGATTTTTGAAAACCTCATAA
- the ureC gene encoding urease subunit alpha, whose amino-acid sequence MSIISRQAYADMFGPTTGDRVRLADTELWLEVEKDFTIYGDEVKFGGGKVIRDGQGQGQALSRDCLDLVITNALIIDHWGIVKADIGVKNGRIAGIGKAGNPDVQPGVTLVIGPGTEVIAGEGSIVTAGGIDSHIHFICPQQIDEALCSGVTTMLGGGTGPATGTNATTCTPGPWYMARMLEAAESLPMNLGFLGKGNASLPDALHEQVAAGAIGLKLHEDWGSTPASINNCLNVAEETDTQVAIHTDTLNESGFVEDTLAAIGDRTIHTYHTEGAGGGHAPDIIRACGLANVLPSSTNPTRPYTVNTVDEHLDMLMVCHHLDPAIPEDVAFAESRIRRETIAAEDILHDLGAFSMISSDSQAMGRVGEVITRTWQTAHKMKVQRGSLGSDPARHDNTRIKRYIAKYTINPALAHGISHEVGSIEPGKLADLVLWRPAFFGVKPSMILKGGMIAAAPMGDANASIPTPQPVHFRPMFGALGRAMHSTRMTFLSGLAIRSGLPAQLGLNSLIGEVKNCRSVKKAHMIHNDWQPLIEVDSQTYQVRANGELLTCEPAAVLPMAQRYFLF is encoded by the coding sequence ATGAGTATTATTTCAAGACAAGCCTATGCCGATATGTTCGGTCCAACCACGGGCGATAGGGTGCGATTGGCTGACACCGAGTTATGGCTGGAGGTGGAAAAAGATTTCACCATTTATGGCGATGAAGTGAAGTTCGGTGGCGGGAAAGTCATCCGCGATGGTCAAGGTCAGGGGCAGGCACTGAGCCGTGATTGCCTTGATTTGGTGATCACTAATGCGCTGATCATCGACCACTGGGGCATCGTCAAAGCCGATATCGGGGTTAAAAATGGCCGTATCGCGGGCATTGGCAAAGCCGGTAACCCTGATGTGCAACCGGGCGTGACGTTAGTGATTGGTCCTGGCACCGAAGTGATTGCAGGCGAAGGCTCGATTGTCACAGCGGGTGGCATCGACAGCCATATTCATTTCATCTGCCCGCAACAAATCGACGAAGCGCTCTGCTCTGGCGTGACCACCATGTTGGGTGGGGGCACTGGCCCTGCAACGGGCACAAATGCGACGACTTGCACGCCAGGCCCTTGGTATATGGCGCGCATGTTGGAAGCGGCGGAAAGCCTGCCGATGAATCTGGGTTTCCTCGGTAAAGGTAATGCCAGCTTGCCCGATGCATTGCATGAGCAGGTCGCCGCCGGTGCGATAGGCCTGAAACTGCATGAAGATTGGGGTTCAACACCCGCGTCGATAAATAACTGCCTGAATGTGGCGGAAGAGACCGACACCCAAGTTGCTATTCACACCGACACCCTGAACGAAAGCGGCTTTGTCGAAGATACACTGGCAGCGATTGGTGATCGCACCATTCACACCTATCACACCGAAGGAGCGGGCGGTGGGCATGCACCGGACATCATCAGAGCCTGTGGGCTGGCGAATGTGCTGCCGTCGTCCACAAACCCAACGCGTCCTTACACCGTGAATACCGTCGATGAACATCTCGATATGCTGATGGTCTGTCACCATCTCGATCCTGCCATTCCTGAAGATGTCGCGTTTGCGGAATCACGTATTCGCCGGGAAACCATCGCGGCGGAAGATATTCTGCATGACCTCGGCGCATTCTCGATGATTTCATCAGACTCGCAAGCGATGGGGCGTGTCGGCGAGGTGATCACGCGCACATGGCAGACAGCGCACAAAATGAAAGTGCAACGCGGCAGCCTCGGTAGCGACCCAGCACGACATGACAATACGCGTATCAAACGTTATATCGCCAAATACACCATTAACCCAGCATTAGCACACGGCATTAGCCATGAAGTCGGTTCGATCGAACCGGGCAAATTGGCTGACTTGGTGTTGTGGCGTCCGGCATTTTTTGGCGTCAAACCGTCCATGATTTTGAAAGGCGGCATGATTGCCGCAGCACCAATGGGCGATGCTAATGCGTCTATTCCAACGCCACAACCGGTGCATTTCCGCCCGATGTTCGGTGCGCTCGGTCGCGCCATGCATTCAACACGTATGACGTTCCTTTCTGGCTTGGCCATTCGCTCCGGTCTTCCGGCGCAATTGGGGTTAAACAGCCTGATTGGGGAGGTGAAAAACTGCCGTTCGGTGAAAAAAGCACACATGATCCATAACGACTGGCAACCGTTGATTGAAGTCGATAGCCAGACCTATCAGGTGCGCGCCAATGGTGAGTTACTCACTTGTGAACCTGCAGCCGTGTTGCCGATGGCGCAACGTTACTTCTTATTTTGA
- a CDS encoding urease subunit beta encodes MIPGEIQVADGDLLLNEGRATLQVAVANTGDRPIQIGSHYHFFETNPALQFDRAATRGFRLDIPAGTAVRFEPGQTRTVTLVAYAGRRHVYGFRGDVMGPLDEIAQSDQGAQHEQGAQA; translated from the coding sequence ATGATCCCCGGAGAAATTCAGGTTGCCGATGGCGACCTGTTACTAAACGAAGGCCGCGCGACGTTACAAGTGGCTGTTGCCAACACTGGCGATCGCCCGATCCAGATCGGCTCGCATTATCACTTCTTTGAAACCAACCCTGCCTTGCAGTTTGATCGTGCCGCTACACGCGGGTTTCGCCTTGATATTCCAGCTGGCACTGCGGTGCGTTTCGAACCGGGCCAGACCCGCACGGTCACGTTGGTGGCATACGCTGGTCGCCGCCATGTCTATGGCTTTCGCGGCGATGTTATGGGCCCGTTAGATGAAATTGCGCAAAGTGATCAGGGTGCACAGCACGAACAGGGAGCACAGGCATGA
- a CDS encoding urease subunit gamma: MDLTPREKDKLLLFTAALVAERRKARGLKLNHPEAIALISAAILEGARDGRTVAELMNYGRTILTRDEVMDGIPEMIPDVQIEATFPDGTKLVTVHQPII, translated from the coding sequence ATGGATCTGACCCCTCGCGAAAAGGACAAGTTACTGTTGTTTACCGCCGCACTCGTGGCCGAGCGACGCAAAGCGCGTGGTTTAAAACTCAATCACCCTGAAGCGATTGCGCTGATCAGTGCCGCGATTTTGGAAGGGGCTCGTGATGGCAGGACGGTCGCCGAGCTGATGAATTACGGTCGCACGATTCTGACTCGTGATGAGGTGATGGATGGCATACCAGAGATGATCCCTGATGTGCAGATCGAGGCGACATTCCCTGACGGCACCAAGCTTGTCACCGTTCATCAGCCAATTATTTAA
- a CDS encoding urease accessory protein UreD: MTMQPVAIATMQTGWQAHLSLGFSRRGNQTVLADRRQYGPLTVQRPFYPEGMPCHLYLLHPPGGVVGGDELDVQIRVDQDAHALLTTPGATKFYRSAGPQSKVTQTFQLAAGAALEWLPQDNILFPGANLQLQSTFHLESDSRLIAWECISLGRPVNEERFLEGQLRSRWRVYRNQRLCLNESLRVLDAADLDRRAGLAGYPLVATLIASPCSETERELVRELLQGYTAPAGVTLLNDLLIVRLLGAHNEPLQKLMQTIWQALRPTVIGCPACRPRIWNT; encoded by the coding sequence ATGACGATGCAACCGGTAGCGATAGCAACCATGCAAACTGGCTGGCAAGCGCACCTGTCACTGGGGTTTTCGCGTCGCGGCAATCAGACCGTGCTGGCCGATCGGCGTCAGTACGGCCCGCTGACCGTGCAACGGCCATTTTACCCCGAAGGCATGCCTTGCCATCTCTATCTGCTGCACCCACCGGGTGGCGTGGTGGGTGGTGATGAGTTAGATGTGCAAATTCGTGTTGATCAAGATGCACATGCGCTACTAACCACTCCCGGTGCGACCAAGTTTTATCGCAGCGCGGGGCCACAATCGAAGGTAACACAAACCTTCCAACTGGCGGCAGGCGCTGCTCTGGAGTGGTTACCGCAAGATAACATTCTGTTTCCCGGTGCCAATTTACAACTGCAGAGCACCTTCCATCTGGAAAGTGATTCGCGGTTGATTGCATGGGAGTGCATTTCACTTGGGCGCCCCGTCAATGAAGAGCGCTTTTTGGAAGGGCAGTTACGTAGCCGTTGGCGCGTCTATCGTAACCAGCGGTTATGCCTGAACGAATCGTTGCGGGTGCTTGATGCCGCTGATCTCGATCGTCGGGCAGGTTTAGCGGGCTATCCGCTGGTCGCGACCCTCATCGCATCGCCTTGTTCTGAAACAGAACGGGAACTGGTACGCGAATTACTGCAAGGCTACACGGCACCGGCTGGTGTGACCTTACTCAACGATTTATTGATTGTGCGTTTGCTGGGTGCACACAACGAACCCTTACAAAAATTGATGCAGACGATTTGGCAAGCATTGCGCCCTACGGTGATTGGGTGCCCGGCATGTCGTCCGCGGATCTGGAATACCTGA
- the urtE gene encoding urea ABC transporter ATP-binding subunit UrtE, which produces MLKLSGINQFYGQSHTLWDLDIEIAQGECLCLMGRNGVGKTTLLNVLMGQLPIKSGQIEFDGQDISKFSVERRAEIGIGYVPQGRQIFPLLTVEENLKIGLPARRDGKRQIPDQVYELFPVLKEMKQRRGGDLSGGQQQQLAIGRALVLDPKLLILDEPTEGIQPNIVSEIGDIIRKLNRDIGLTVLLVEQKLPFARKVGDRFCLLDRGRRVADGLMADLNEGLIKEYLTV; this is translated from the coding sequence ATGTTGAAGTTATCCGGCATTAATCAGTTTTACGGCCAATCACACACGCTGTGGGATCTGGATATCGAGATCGCCCAAGGCGAATGCCTCTGTCTGATGGGGCGTAATGGGGTTGGTAAAACCACGCTGTTGAATGTGTTGATGGGGCAGTTGCCGATTAAAAGTGGTCAGATTGAATTTGATGGTCAAGATATCAGCAAGTTTTCGGTCGAGCGTCGTGCGGAAATTGGCATCGGCTATGTGCCGCAAGGGCGGCAGATTTTCCCGCTGCTGACAGTGGAAGAGAATCTCAAGATCGGCTTACCCGCCCGTCGGGATGGCAAGCGCCAGATCCCCGATCAGGTGTATGAACTGTTTCCTGTGCTGAAAGAGATGAAGCAGCGCCGTGGTGGTGACTTATCCGGTGGACAGCAGCAACAGCTCGCGATTGGTCGTGCGCTGGTGCTTGATCCGAAATTACTGATTTTAGATGAGCCGACCGAAGGCATTCAGCCGAATATCGTCAGTGAAATTGGCGACATCATCCGCAAATTAAATCGTGATATCGGCCTAACTGTGTTGCTGGTGGAACAGAAACTGCCGTTTGCGCGCAAAGTTGGCGATCGCTTCTGCCTGCTCGATCGCGGTCGTCGTGTTGCTGATGGCCTGATGGCTGATCTTAACGAAGGTCTGATCAAGGAATATCTGACGGTATGA